GATCAGGCCAAGGCGCACTGGATAAACGCCAGGATTGCCGAAAAGAAAAAAGACTACGGCACTGCCGAACGCGAATTCCAGGCGGCCATCAAGGCCAGCGGCAACAATGCCAGCTATTGGCTCAATCTCGCCTCCTTCTATCGTCGTGTGAGCCGGTTCAACGACATGGAAGTGACGGTCAACAAAGCCATCGCCGCGGACAAGCGTGAGAACAACGCTTACTACGATGCTGCCACCATCTACTATCGCGCGGGCCGCAACCTGCCGGATGCAGCCAACCTCATCCGACGCTATCTGACCATGGCCCCGAGTGATGACGCTCCCGCCTTCCAGGCGCACTATCTATTAGGCGCGATTTTGGAAAAAGAAGGCGACAAGCAGGCAGCTGCGGCTGAGTACCGCACCGCGCTCTCTCTGGCTACTGAGTACAAGCCGGCGCAGGAAGGTTTGAAGCGCGTGTCCTCAGATGCGCTAGCCGCCAGGCAGAGCGCTCCGGCGGAATGAACAGTTCTGCATCGCGGGCAACTGACTCCACAGCTTCGATATCATCTCGGCCTGCGGATTTCTTGCGAACTCCGCAGGCTTTTCTTCGCATGGCTCAGGCAGTCCCCTCTTCGCTTACTGCTTGCTATACTCGCCAGTTTCCTATTCAGACTGACCTCGCATCTCACAATATTTAATCATCTACTTCCACCGAGGGTGACGCGATGTCCTCAATGCTGCGTTTTTCAACTTCCCGAGCTCTGCATCTTCTCCAGATTCTGCTGGCGATCTCGG
The Terriglobales bacterium DNA segment above includes these coding regions:
- a CDS encoding tetratricopeptide repeat protein, which encodes MKKALQFLLVILGLLLSVPLFAAGSPADVIVGGRVDDAIVVLKQRVQSSPNDAEAYHLLSKAYYHLKKWDQAIAAGERAVAIAPRNADYWLWLGRAYGEKADESSFITAAGLSKKVKSAFEKAVELDANNVDAASDLAEFYMEAPGFMGGGLDKARDQANRITSLDQAKAHWINARIAEKKKDYGTAEREFQAAIKASGNNASYWLNLASFYRRVSRFNDMEVTVNKAIAADKRENNAYYDAATIYYRAGRNLPDAANLIRRYLTMAPSDDAPAFQAHYLLGAILEKEGDKQAAAAEYRTALSLATEYKPAQEGLKRVSSDALAARQSAPAE